The stretch of DNA TTCTCGATCTCGACCGGGGCGCGCCATTCGGGGCTCTTCTGCTCGGTGGCGTTGGCAAACCCGATGACATGGCTGGCCTCGTGGGAATTCGGATAGACCCTCAACTGGCGGTCCCGGAAAATCAGTGACTTGGGCCGCAGGGCGCGCAGCGCAGTCTCGGCGGAATCGGGCAGGTCGCGGACGAGGAGCTGGTCGCGCCGTTCGGGGAAAAGATAGGCGGCAAGCTGGTTTTCTTCCCAGCCGAGGGCCTGGGCGATGGCGCTTTTTTCTTCCGGACGTTCCAAGGCAACCTTGCCATCGATGCGCAGGTCGGTGACCGTGATGGTCTGGGCCAAGACCCGCCCCTTGGCATCGAGGATGGCTCCGCGGCGGGGTGCGGTCGGCACGACGTCGGTGTGCATGCGCACGGCCTTTTCACGATAGTCCTCGTGGCTGACCAACTGGACGTAGATCAGCCTGGCGGAAATGGCGGTAAAGCCGCAGGCGAAGATCAGGATCACCACCAGGGCCCGGAATTGCAGGGGGGGTGTCATGGCCGCCGGGGCGTTCGCGCCATCATGGTGTCGGCATTGCGGGCCGGCACCGGGGCGTCATAGACCTTGATGTTGGGGTTGTTGATGTCGACCATGCCGAGGCGGAAGAGGACGATTTGCTTCTGCAGGGCGGCCGGGCTCTTGCCATGCTGGATCTGCACCATCAGGCCCTGGTTCTTGCGCTTCACATCCTCCAACGAGGATTCAAGCTTTTTGATCTCTTCGGCCGTGTTGATTATGCGGATCTGCAGGAAGACGAAAACCAGCCCGAAGATCGTGACGAGAATCCCGAGGGCAAGGAGTTTCCACAGGCGAGTGACCTGGAGGGTGTTGGTGGAACGAACGCGGTTGCGGGCCATCAGATCCTTTCCGCCACCCGCAGGCGGGCGCTCCGGGCACGTGGGTTTTGCGCAACTTCCTCCTCCGAGGGGAGATGGCGTCCAATTTTTCGCAGGCAGTACTCCGGGTTCGGCTGGCCGAAGGGCGAGGCCGGACCGCGCAATTCCTCCTGGCTGTGCGACTCGATGAACTGCTTCACCCGGCGGTCCTCCAGGGAATGAAAACTGATGACAGCCATCCGGCCTCCGACGGCCAGGGCGTTGGGCATGGCCGCGAGGGCCCGGTCCAAGGCCCCCATCTCGTCATTGACGGAAATGCGCAACGCTTGGAAAGACTTGGTCGCCGGATGGGTTTTACGGTCACGCCGTCCGCCAACGGCCTGGGCAATGACCCCGGCCAGATCGGTGGTCCGGAGGAAGGGGGATTTTTCCCGACGACGCACGATGGCCCGGGCGATGCCGCGGGCCTGGGGTTCGTCGCCGTATTCGAACAGGAGACGGGCCAGGGTCTGTTCGTCCAACTGGTTGACCCGGTCGGCCGCGGTGTCACCCCGGGTGGGATCCATGCGCATGTCGAGCGGGCCGTCGTGGAGGAAGCTGAAGCCGCGCTCCGCCTCGTCCAACTGTGGGGACGAAACGCCCAGATCAAGCAGGATCCCGTCAAAAGGACCCTGCCGTCCGGCCACCTGCTCCAATTGGTCGAAGTTATTCATTTCCAAAACAAACCTTGTGCCGAATTCCGATCGCAGTACGTGCGCGACGGGGGAATCGTGGGCGGCCGGATCACGATCCAGTGCCACCACGGTTGCCCCCGCAGCCAACAGGGCCCGGCTGTGACCGCCGCGGCCGAAGGTCCCGTCCAGCATCCGGAGTCCCGGAGCCGGCTTGAGTGCCTCGACCACCTCGTTCAATAGGACCGGGCGGTGTTCCACATCACATCAATTTCAATCGCAGCCCAGCTTCCTTGGCCGGCCTTCTCAGACCGATCAACTGGTAGGCGTTTCTCCGCGGCAAGATCAGCGTTCCATGTCCCTGCATCATCCCGCTGTTGTCTTTCGTCGGAGAAAATCCCACCGGGAATTTTCTGCGGCTGCAGGATTTCGCTTCCATGTGTTCAGTGCCTCGCGTCTTCCTGCTCTCTTGGCCCATTCGGTGCCAATGGCGGCCGGGCCGACCGCCATTCAAAATCCAAAGCCGGGCGGGACTGCAACAGGTCCCAGGTCCGGTTCATCCGCTCGCGGAAACGCCGCCGGTGTTCCTGTTCCGACGGGAGAGCCATCCGGCTGCCCACCAGATAGTCGGCGGGCCGGGGGATCACAAGCCCACCTCGCGCATGACCTGCTCGATGGTCGGCACAGACGATTGCAGGTTTTGGAAGTGGTCCGGGTTCCACAACTGGAAGTGGTCGCCCGCGCCCATCAAGACGGCGGATTTGTCCAGATCCGCGCTCCGGCGCAGGTCCTCCCGCAAGGCCACACGGTTCTGCGTGTCCATGATCAACATTTGTCCCGCGGCGTAGAGATTGCCCAACGACACCCGGCGGGGGTCGTCCAACGGCATCGTGGCCAGTTTTTCAAATTGACGCGTCAGGTACGAACCCGGGAAGACACGCAACAAACGGCCGCGCCCGTCGTGCGCCGGCAGCGCCACCAAACGGGACTCAAAGCCCTCCCCGCGCCACTCCTTGGGCACGGTCAGCCGGCCTTTTTCATCAAAAGCATGGGTAAAGGTCCCCAAATACGGCAGGTTGAAGATGTTGCTCATTTCACTCCGCTGCGACCCGGTCCGGACCACAACGCCCCTTTTTAAACCACAATGACCCACCAACCGTCAATCGTTTTCCTAAGTTTGTTGATTGGAAGCACTTCCCCCAATTCTCCCATCCACCTCGATCCTGCGGGAGAACCTTGCTTGGAGAAGAGCCTTGCCAGCCCCCACATCTCCGCGCTACTGATGACACATGAAGCAGGACATCCTTGCCGGAGCCGCCCTCTTCCTGCCCCCCGAACCGGAGGATTTCACCACCCTCGACATCGAACCCGTCATGGTCGAGGGCCTCATCCTCAAAGCCCTGGCCATGCGCAGTTCCATGGTCGCCCAGGAAGTGGCCGAGCTCCTCTGCCTGCCCTACTTCGGCATCGTCGAACCCATCATCGAACAACTCCGCGCCTCCCGTCTCATCGAGGTGGCCCGCGGCGACCTACAGGCCATCTCCTATGTCCTGGCCATCTCCGATGCCGGACGCGAGCGCGCCAACCAATTCTTCGCCCAATCCACCTATGTCGGACCGGCCCCCGTCGCTCTGGAAAGCTACACCAAGGCCATCAAGGCCCAGACCATCCGCAACATCCAGGTCAACTCCCGCCGCCTCATCAACGCCTTCAAGGGCCTGGTCTTCGACCAGGAAATCCTCACCCAGGTCGGGCCGGCGGTGAACTCCGGCCAGTCCATCTTCCTGTACGGCCCCCCCGGCAACGGCAAAACCTCCATCTCCGAGCGCATCGTCGAGGCCTTCGGTGGCGCCATTTTCATCCCCTCCTGCATCGAGGTCAACGGCTCCATCATCCGCCTCTTCGACGACTACAACCACCACCCGGTCGCGACCGAGGACGACCCCCGCCTGAACCAAAAATACGACCGCCGCTGGCGCCTCATCAAACGCCCCGTCATCATCGTCGGCGGCGAGCTGACCATGCAGTCCCTCGATCTGATCTGGAGCGAAGAATCCCGCACCTACGAGGCCCCCTTCCAGATGAAGGCCAACGGCGGCGCATTCATGATCGACGACTTTGGCCGCCAGCGCATGGACCCCAAGGAACTGCTCAACCGATGGATCGTCCCCTTGGAAAAAAAGGCGGACTACCTCGCCCTCCACACCGGCGTCAAGATCGAGGTCCCCTTCGACCAGCTCATCATCTTCTCCACCAACCTCGACCCCAAAGACCTGGTCGACGAGGCCTTCCTGCGACGCATCCGCTACAAGATCCCCATCAGCAACCCCTCGGAGGACAATTTCAAAAAAATCTGGTCCATCATGAGCGGGGTCAAGGGATTGCCCTACAGCGACGAGGTGGTGGACTACTTCGTGGAAAAACACATGCGCCCGCTCCACCGTCCCTTCCGCGGGTGCATCCCCCGCGACATCCTCGACCTCGTCATCGACTCCTGCCGTTACCACCAAACCGAGCCGACCATCACGCCGGAACTGCTCGACGAGGCCGCCGACGCCTACTTCGTGAAGCTGGAAGACCGCCTGAAAAACCAGACGATCTGATCACCTCGAAGTGATGCCTAGTATTTCCCGGAGTCCACGCACGCCTCATACCTGCCTTGCTCCGTTACCTTCGTTATCTTCTGTTCACATTTCCACCTACCGCGAAATATCGCGCTGCCCGAGGACATTGTAATGGCCCCGGCTCAGGGCCTGGGCGGCGATGTCGATGTCTTCCAAATGGATGCCGAGGGCCGGCTTGCCGTTGGGCTGGGTCAGGAAAGCATAGGCGTAGTGGATGTTGATCTCCGCCTGCAAGATGAAACAGAGCACCGCCTGGACATCCTCGGCCCCGTTCAATTCCACCACCAAGACCTCGGTCTCCGTATGGGCGATGGCATGCTCCAGGAAGAGGGCGCGCGCGCCGTCTGGGTCGTCGACAACCAAACGCAGGATGGTGCTGTCGGAAGTGTCCAGGGTCATGAGCGCAACCACGTGGATGTGTTCATCACCGAGCAGCTTGATGATCTCCAGCATCTTCCCCACTTTGTTCTCGAGGAAGATGGAAAACTGTTTCACCGGCTCATAGAGCCCCGACTTTTCCAACTGCTTGGCCATGGGAAAATCCTAGGCCATTTCCGTCACAAGTCTGCACGATTTTCACCCCCCGCCTCCCCAGCCGGTTTAGCCGACCTCCCTGCTTGGCTTGGTCATATCGGATGTCCTTGATGATGATTACACATCCACACAGACCCACTTCATCCTTCCCAAGGCCCCGCCCTTGATCGTCACGACCGACTTCGGGCATCGGAAATGGCCGGCCACAAGGCTGATGAGCTCCTGATTGGCCTTGCCATCCACCGGCGGAGACTTCAATCGCGCGACCCACGTGCCATCCGCCTCCTGAGCCAGAGAAGAGACCCGGGCATTCGGCTTCACTTTGACTTGGAGGAGGGGCATGGGCTTTGAAATCAGGCGATGGCGCAGCGGGCTTTCCATACCTGAGAAAAACAAATCCTTCCCCAAGCTCAACGATCGGCCAACACGACTTTGGCCGTGTTGTGACCACTGGCGCCGAAGACCCCTCCTCCGGGGTGCGTACTCGATCCGGTCAAATACAAGCCGGGCAACGGTGTTTTGTATTCGGCCAGTTCGGGCAGGGGGCGGAACATGAACATCTGATCCAGGCTCATTTCCAGATGCATCACGTTCGCCCGCAACAACCCGTGCATGCGCTCGATCTGCACCGGAGTCTGGATGAAGCGGTCGATCATTTTCCCCCGCATGTTGGGGGCATAGCGGCAGACCAATTCATAAAGCTTGTCCGCCTCGCGCTCCTGGATCTCGTCCCAGTTTTCGCCGTTCGACAGTTCATACGGGTGATACTGCCCCCAGGTGAATAGGGTGTGTTTGCCCCCCGGGGCCAGGGTGGGATCGATCGCGGAAAAGGTCATGGCCACCACCGAGGGCTCGCGCGGGGGCAGGCCGAAGGAGAAATCGCGGAAGGAGCTTCTCAAATAATCCTCGCCCGGACACAACAACTGCATGGAGCTGTGGTAGGGAAGGGCGCCGGATGACGGATGGCGGACGACGGAATTATACACCGGCAATTCCTCGACCGCGTGGCGGACGATCATGCCGAAGCCGTTGCCGACGCGCGTGCGCAGGGTGCGTCTTTTCAGTTCCTCCGGTGGATTCTCCAGCAGTTTTCCAAAAAGCGTGTGCAGGTGGCAGGCGGAAACGACTTTCCTGGTTTCGAACGACCGCCCCCCGGCCTGGATTTCCCAGCCACCGGGCACCTGGCAAACGGATTCGACCGCGCAGTCGGTGTGGATTTCCCCACCGTGCGACTCGAGGCAACGCGCCAGCGCAGTGCTGAGTGAACCGGAGCCGCCCTTGGCCCGCCAGGCCCCGCACTTGTGGATCATGGCGTTCCAACCGAACATGTCGCCCGCCGCGACCTCGTCAGGCCCCGGACCGGACTGGGCGGAGAGCCAGAGCATGGCGGAACGGAGGTGTTCGTTCTCGAAGGTCTCCTTGATCACCTGTCCGTAGGGCGCCATGAGCTGGCGGGACGTGTCGAGGGACGACCAGAGTTTGCGCGACTTCCCCATGCGGAGGTTGCGCTTGAACATGGTCCAGAACAGCCGCCCGGGATTGGGGGGCTGGAGGAAGGTTTCAAAAACCCCCTCGTTCAATTCCATCCAGTGCCGCACAAACGCGCGGTAACGGTCGGCATCGGCGGGAGAGAAGGCGGCAATGCTGGCACAGGTTTTATCGACATCGCGGTAGAAGGTGATGCCCAGGTCGGTGCCGAGGACGGGGTAATGGGCCCAGGGGTCCATTTCGATGTATTCCAATCCATGGCGGGTGCAGAGATCCAGGTCGCGCAGGACCGGGGTGAGATGGATCATGATGTGGACGGAGGACCCGACATCGATGCGGTAGCCGGGGATCAAGTCGGTCTGGGTGCAGACGGCTCCGCCGACGACGGGTCGCCGTTCGAGGACGGCAACCTTCTTTCCCGCTTTGGCGAGGTAGGCGGCGCAGACCAGGCCGTTGTGCCCGGCCCCGATGACCACAACATCATGCATAGGCACTGACAATGTCAGGTGGGCCGGACAAAGCAAACGGAAGACGGTGGACGCTTGGCCATGGGCGGATCCGCGTGTCCCGCCATGGGCAGAACGGTCAATTCCCTGCAGTTCCAGAAGACTTCCGCCACCAGTGGAACCCCGCGCAGGCCATGATCAGGGACATGACGATCCAAAAGATCCCGTGGCTGAGATGGAGCTGCTCGGCATAGAAGCCCTGGTTGCACAGTCCCTGGAGGGTCAGCTTGACCCCGATCCAAGAGACCAGGACGTAAGCATAGATGTTGAGTTCGGGGAACTTCTCCAGAACCTTGAGCACGGCCATGGCGGCGAAGCGCATGGCGATGAGGCCGATGACCGCCCCGGCGTAGATGATCCAGATGTTGCTGGTCAGGGCGACCGCGGCAAGGACCGAGTCCACGGCGAAGGCCAGGTCGGTCAACTCGATCACCAGAACGGTGGCCCAGAATCCGCGTTGGCGAACGGGCCGACCCCCGGCATCCGGACAACCTTCGGAAGGTGCCGTGAGATGGTTGAGACCTAGCCAGATGAGGTAGCCGCCACCGAGGACTTGGAGGAACCAAAACTTGATGATCCAGGCGGCGGAGAGGATGGCCAGGCCGCGCAGGACAAAGGCGCCCAGGATGCCATAGAAGAGGGCGCGGCGCCGTTGGTCCGGCGGCAGGCCGTTGGCCAGGGCCCCGAGGACGATGGCGTTGTCGGCCGAAAGAACGATCTCCAGACCCACCAGGGTCGCGATCATGACCGGCGCTTCCATCATGGCGTTCATAGAGCTTTGACAAACTCCCCGATGCGTTCCACGGCCACTTCCAATTGGTCGTAGGCGGTGGCGTAACTGCAGCGGACATACCCCGCACCTCCGGGCCCGAAGGCATCCCCGGGAACCACCGCCACTTTTTTATCTTCTAGCAACTTGAGAGCGAATTCGCGGCTGGTCAATCCGGTGCGCTTGATCGAGGGGAAGACATAGAACGCGCCCTTGGGTTCGTGGCAGTCCAAACCCATGGCGTTGAAGTGGTGGACGAGGAAGTTGCGGCGGCGTTCGTATTCGTCGCGCATTTTTTCCATGGCCGGCATGCCGTTTTTAAGGGCCTCGAGGGCCGCCTCCTGGCTGATGATGGAGGCACAGAGCATGGAATACTGGTGGATGCGCATCATGGCCTCGGTCAGGGCGGCGGGGGCGCAGGCGTAGCCGATGCGGAATCCGGTCATGGCAAAGGCTTTGCTGAACCCGTGGAGGAAGATGGTACGCTCGCGCATACCGGGAACCGTGGTGATGGACTGGTGCCCGCCGGCATAGGTCAACTCGGAGTAGATCTCGTCGGTCAAAACGATGAGATCGTGCTCGATGCAGACGCGGGCGATTTTTTCCTGCTCGCTGCGCGGAAGGGTCCCGCCGGTGGGGTTGGTGGGGAAGTTGAGCATGACCGCCTTGGTCCGCGGGGTGATGGCACGGACCAGATCATCCGCCCGGAGAACAAAGCCCTCTTCCGCCCGGGTCGATACCGCCACCGCCTTGCCGTGGGCCAGCGCGATACTCGGGCTGTAGGAAACATAACAGGGTTCGTGGTAGACGACCTCATCGCCGGGATTGAGAACCGCCCTCAGGGCCAGGTCGATGGCTTCGGAGACCCCGACGGAAACCAAAATCTCGCAGGTGGGGTCGTAACGAACCCCGAAGTGTTCCTGCACGTAACGGGAAATTTCCCGTCGGAGCGAGGGGGCCCCAAGGTTAGAGGTGTAGCCGGTGCGTCCACGTTCCAGAGCAAAGATGGCGGCCTCACGAATGTGCCAAGGGGTGACAAAGTCCGGCTCACCGATGCCCAACGAGATGACATCCGACATCGATTGCACGATCTCGAAAAAATCCCGGATGCCGGAGCGCGGAATTTTGCGGACATGTTCGGCGACGTAGTCGCGCGTATTCTGCTGGGTCTTCATGGCGCGGAAGCCGTGGAAACAGCTCAGGGTGTGACCTTGAGGCGGTCGTCGAAGGTCTCCTCGGGGTAGAGTGTGCCCATTTCCTTGTAGGTCTTGAGCTGGAAATGGGTGGCGGTGGAAAGCACCCCCTGGATGGTGGAAAGTTTCTGGGAGACGAAACTGGCCACGGCTCGGAGATCCCCGCCCTCGACGACCACCAACAAGTCATAACCCCCGCTCATGAGACGGCAGGACTGGACTTCGTCGAAGCGGGAGATGCGGGAGGCGATACGGTCGAAGCCCCCATCGCGCTCCGGGGAAATGCGGACTTCAATGACCGCCTGGACCAGTTTGCGGCCGGTCTTGTCGTCATTGACAATGGCCTTGTAGCCGAGGATGACCTTTTCTTCTTCCAGATGGCGGATTCTTTCCCGCACCTGGTCGACCGTCATCTTGAGTTGGACGGCGATGGACTCGGGCGAAGCCAGGGCATTGGCCTCAAGGATGGAGAGGATGGGGTCCATAAAAATAAGTTAGTAGGAAGGAATAAGGAAGGGAATCAGGAATCCCCCCCGGCGGTGGTGTTCCAGAGGCACCGCAGGGAAACTTTCAAGCCTCAGGGAACGATGAAGATTTTCCCGGTGTAGGGGCACTTGACCTGGGTGCCGGAGGCGATGCCTTTGACGTCGACTTCACCGGCGTAGCGGGCATAGGGACTCTTGACCAATCCGGGTTTGCCGGCGATTTTTTCGCCCAGCGGGTATTCCTGCTTGGCCGTTGGTTTGGCTCCACCACTTTCCCAGGGCTTGGGCTCGTTGCTGACCGTGCGGCGCGGAGCGTTGTTGGCCGGGGCGTTGGGTGCCGTTGGAGCGGTTGGAGAAGGCATGGCGTTGGGATCGAGCGGGGCGGGCTCCGTGTAGGGGGCGGTTTGCGAAGCGTCCGCATAACCGGTACCGGAACTGGAGCACCCCACCCAGGCCAAGGGCAGGACCCCGAGCAGGATTCGCGATAGGACAGGCAGGGCGGTTTTCATAGAGTTATCACACTAGAACAGCCCCGGGCTTCGGCAAACCCGAAATTCAGCGCCTTCAGTGCCGCAGGAGCGGGATCAAACGACCGACCAGCGCGCGCAGAAGGTCACGGTGTCGGCTTCCCCGGGCGCCAAGTGGAGCGGGATGCCGGACACCACGGCACTGCCCTGGCGGATGGGGGTGGTTCCTTCCGCGGAATTACAGACCACGGGATAGGACCAAAGCAACAACGGACGATCGGCCTGGAAATGAAAGGATGGGGTCCCGGGGACCGAACGGGCCCGCCAGACCGTGGCCGCCCCCTCATACCAGGAATGCCCGGCGGCATACACCTGCTCCCCAACCACCCACTGCATGTGTTCATCCCCGCCGGGCAGGGCCAGGTTGACCTGGACACCAAGGACGGCCTGCACGGACAGCTTGCCCTGGTTTTCCAACCGGTAAGCGATGCGCAGTTCATCCGGCCGCTCCGGATGCCAAAGGAAGGACTTCTGCATCTTCACCGGCACGGGGGCGGTCATTTTGACCGAGCCGCG from Candidatus Methylacidiphilales bacterium encodes:
- a CDS encoding DUF167 domain-containing protein, with the translated sequence MPLLQVKVKPNARVSSLAQEADGTWVARLKSPPVDGKANQELISLVAGHFRCPKSVVTIKGGALGRMKWVCVDV
- the rsmH gene encoding 16S rRNA (cytosine(1402)-N(4))-methyltransferase RsmH; this encodes MEHRPVLLNEVVEALKPAPGLRMLDGTFGRGGHSRALLAAGATVVALDRDPAAHDSPVAHVLRSEFGTRFVLEMNNFDQLEQVAGRQGPFDGILLDLGVSSPQLDEAERGFSFLHDGPLDMRMDPTRGDTAADRVNQLDEQTLARLLFEYGDEPQARGIARAIVRRREKSPFLRTTDLAGVIAQAVGGRRDRKTHPATKSFQALRISVNDEMGALDRALAAMPNALAVGGRMAVISFHSLEDRRVKQFIESHSQEELRGPASPFGQPNPEYCLRKIGRHLPSEEEVAQNPRARSARLRVAERI
- a CDS encoding aminotransferase class I/II-fold pyridoxal phosphate-dependent enzyme, with the protein product MKTQQNTRDYVAEHVRKIPRSGIRDFFEIVQSMSDVISLGIGEPDFVTPWHIREAAIFALERGRTGYTSNLGAPSLRREISRYVQEHFGVRYDPTCEILVSVGVSEAIDLALRAVLNPGDEVVYHEPCYVSYSPSIALAHGKAVAVSTRAEEGFVLRADDLVRAITPRTKAVMLNFPTNPTGGTLPRSEQEKIARVCIEHDLIVLTDEIYSELTYAGGHQSITTVPGMRERTIFLHGFSKAFAMTGFRIGYACAPAALTEAMMRIHQYSMLCASIISQEAALEALKNGMPAMEKMRDEYERRRNFLVHHFNAMGLDCHEPKGAFYVFPSIKRTGLTSREFALKLLEDKKVAVVPGDAFGPGGAGYVRCSYATAYDQLEVAVERIGEFVKAL
- a CDS encoding NAD(P)/FAD-dependent oxidoreductase — its product is MHDVVVIGAGHNGLVCAAYLAKAGKKVAVLERRPVVGGAVCTQTDLIPGYRIDVGSSVHIMIHLTPVLRDLDLCTRHGLEYIEMDPWAHYPVLGTDLGITFYRDVDKTCASIAAFSPADADRYRAFVRHWMELNEGVFETFLQPPNPGRLFWTMFKRNLRMGKSRKLWSSLDTSRQLMAPYGQVIKETFENEHLRSAMLWLSAQSGPGPDEVAAGDMFGWNAMIHKCGAWRAKGGSGSLSTALARCLESHGGEIHTDCAVESVCQVPGGWEIQAGGRSFETRKVVSACHLHTLFGKLLENPPEELKRRTLRTRVGNGFGMIVRHAVEELPVYNSVVRHPSSGALPYHSSMQLLCPGEDYLRSSFRDFSFGLPPREPSVVAMTFSAIDPTLAPGGKHTLFTWGQYHPYELSNGENWDEIQEREADKLYELVCRYAPNMRGKMIDRFIQTPVQIERMHGLLRANVMHLEMSLDQMFMFRPLPELAEYKTPLPGLYLTGSSTHPGGGVFGASGHNTAKVVLADR
- a CDS encoding acetolactate synthase; amino-acid sequence: MAKQLEKSGLYEPVKQFSIFLENKVGKMLEIIKLLGDEHIHVVALMTLDTSDSTILRLVVDDPDGARALFLEHAIAHTETEVLVVELNGAEDVQAVLCFILQAEINIHYAYAFLTQPNGKPALGIHLEDIDIAAQALSRGHYNVLGQRDISR
- a CDS encoding Lrp/AsnC family transcriptional regulator yields the protein MDPILSILEANALASPESIAVQLKMTVDQVRERIRHLEEEKVILGYKAIVNDDKTGRKLVQAVIEVRISPERDGGFDRIASRISRFDEVQSCRLMSGGYDLLVVVEGGDLRAVASFVSQKLSTIQGVLSTATHFQLKTYKEMGTLYPEETFDDRLKVTP